GCGCCTGGAGCGCCAGTGGCAGGCTGGCGCCGGTAGCCCCTCCGCCATCCTGCAAGCCGCACTCGACGGCCTGCGCCGCACCGCTGCCTGGCGCCAGGCCGATCACGCCCTGCGGCTCAATCGCCTACGCCTGTATCGCGCCCTGCACGGCCTGGACAACCCCTCCGCCACCTGAGAGAGCCCGTCATGAAACGTCCCCTGCTCCTACCGTTGTTGTTCTGCCTGATACCCGCGGCCAGCCGTGCGACCGAGACCTCGCCTTGGGGCGACCATACCGAGGTCAGCCTGGGCCTGGTGACTGGCGTCGTCAGCCGCTACCTGGGCTCAGCCGACTATCGGCCGCAACTCCTGCCGCTGGTGGCGGTGCAGCGCGGCCTGTTCTTCGCCGACACCACCCGCGGCCTTGGCCTGCAATGGCAATCGACCCAGGGCCTGACCTTGAGCGGCGCCCTGAACTACGACCTCGGTCGTGACGACCGGGACAACGCCTCGCGTCCCGGCGCCGATCGCCTGCGTGGCTTGGGCGAGGTCGGCGGCGCCAGCGTGCTCGATCTCAACCTGAGCCAGGCCTTGGCTCCCTGGCTCAGCCTCAACGCGGAGGGGGAATGGCGTCTGGCCGGCGCCCAGCGTGGCACGCGTTATCGCCTGGGGCTGGAAGCCATCGGCCTGCACACCGACCGCGACACCCTGGCCCTGGACCTGGATGCCCACGCCGGCGACCAGCGTTTCAACCAGACCTACTTCGGCGTCGACGCCGCCCAGAGCGCCGCCAGTGGCTTTGCCGCGGCACGGATGGATCGGGGGTTCTATGCCTATTCGCTGGCCCTGAACTGGCTGCACAGCTTCGATCCGCACTGGAGTTCGGTCGTCACCCTGACCACCACTCACTACGGCGATCAGGTGCGCGACAGCCCTCTGTTGCAACGCGCCACTGCGACCACCGCCCAATTCGCCCTGACCTACAGCTTCTGATACTGGAGCACGCCATGCCCGGCCCGCATACCCTCGTCCCTTTCCTCTTGCTCGGCGTACTGCTGGGCGGTTGCTCGCCGAGCGAAAGCTCCGGCCCCCAACCCGTACGGACCGTCAAGCTCGCGGAGGTGGGTAGCCTGGTGCCGCGAGCACCGCTGCTGCCAGGCATGGTGCGCCAGCCGCGGACGGCGAACCTGGCCTTCGAGAATCCCGGCCGGGTCCTACAGGTGCTGGTGGAGGTGGGCACCCGGGTCGCGGCCGGCCAGGTGCTGGCAGAGCAGGATGCCGAGCCGGCGCGCCTGCGCCTCGCCCAGGCACAGGCCCGCCTCCAGGCCGCCAAGGTGGAGCTCGACCAGCGCCGCACCAGCCAGCGACGTGCCAAGCGCCTGTTCGCCGACGGCAACCTCTCCGCCGCCGAGGTGGAGGCGGCCAACGCCGCCCAGGGCTCCGCCCAGGCCCAGCAACGCGAGGCCGAGGCCGAACTGGCACTGGCGCGCCGCACCCTGGCGCAGACCCGTTTGCGGGCGCCCTTCGCCGGGCGGATCGTCAGTCGCATCGCCGCGCCCCTACGCCTGGTCGGTGCCGGCGAGCCCCTGTTCGAGCTGCAGGCCGAGGGCGAACGCCAGGTGGTGGTGAACATCCCGGTCGCCCTCGCCGGCCAGTTGCAGCCGAATGCCACGGCACAGGCATTCGCCACCGGCGGCGGCACGCCCTTGGCGTTGCGCCTGGTCGGCGTCTCACCCCAGGCCGAGCAGGGTCTGTTGCAGGAGGCCATCTTCACCCTGGATCCCAGCGCCAACGCCCTGCCCAGCGGCAGCCTGCTGGACGTGCGCCTGCCCCTGCCCCTCGCCGACACCCTGGCGGTGCCCCTGGGCGCCCTGCTGCCAGGCCAGGACGGTAAAGCCGGCAACGTTTACGTCTATCAGGCCGCGACCCAGCAGGTGCAAGCGCGCGCCGTGACCTTCGGCGCCCTGCAGGACGGCCAGGTGCTGATCGACAGTGGCCTGGCGGCCGGCGAGCGGATCGTGGTGGCCGGGGCCGCCTTCCTGCGCAGCGGTGAACGCGTGCAGCCCTATCAACCCAGCACCCTGCTCACCCGGGAGTAAGGCCATGTCCCTGACCCATCTCGCCCTGGCTCGCGGCCGTCTGGTGCTGTTTCTCGCCATCGCGCTGCTGCTGGGCGGCGCCCGTGCCTTCCTCGGTTTTCCTTCCCAGGAGGAACCCAGCGTGACCATCCGCGACGCCCTGGTCAGCGTCGCCTTGCCCGGCCTACCCAGTGACCGGGTCGAAGAGCTGCTGGCCAAGCCCCTGGAGGCCCGCCTGCGCGAATTGCCCGAACTCAAGACCCTGGTGACTACCCTCAGACCGGGCCAGGCCATCATCCAGCTCACCGCCCGCGACGAGATCAAGGATCTGCCCGCACTCTGGCAGCGGGTACGCAACAAGGTCGGCGAGGTCGCCGCGAGCCTGCCGGAAGGCACCCAGGGCCCCCAGGTGGACGACGACTTCGGCCGGGTGGCGGTGGCGTCCATCGCCGTGACCGCACCCGGCTTCTCCCTGGCCGAACTGCGCGGCGAGGTTGAACGGCTGCGGCGTGCCCTCTATGACCTGCCGGGGGTGGAGCGTATCGCCCTCTATGGCCTACAGCAGGATCGCATCGTGCTGGAGCTTGCGCCCACAGTCCTGGCCCGCCTGGGACTGGCACCCCAGGGGCTGCTCGCGCAACTGCGCGCGCGCAATCTGCTGGTCAGCGGCGGCAACGCGCAGCAGGGGGGCCGCGATCTGAGCCTGGCCATCAGCGGGGAGCTGACCGACCCTGCCGCACTCCGCAGCCTGCCGATCCAATTGCCCGACGGTCGCGCGCTGCCCCTGGGCGAGCTGGCCCAGGTCGGCGTCGAACCCGAACATTCTCCGCAGAGCGCCGCCTTCTACCGGGGCGACCGGGCTGTGGTCCTGGGCATCGCCATGCTGCCTGGACGCAGCGTCGAGGCCTTCGGCGAAGCGCTGCACGATCGCCTCAAGGAACTGCAAGGCACCCTGCCCACCGGCTTCGCCCTGCACCGGGTGACCTTCCAGCCCGAGGTGGTGCACCACGCCATGGACCGCATGCAACACGTGCTGCTGGAAACCATGGCCATCGTCATGGCGGTGGTCATGCTGTTCCTTGGCTGGCGTCTCGGCCTCATCGTTGGCACCATCGTGCCGCTCACCGTACTGGCGACCCTGTTGATCATGCGCGCCTTGGGCATCGAGCTGCAGACGGTGTCCATCGCCGCCCTTATCCTCGCCCTGGGCCTCTTGGTGGACAATGGCATCGTCATCGCCGAGGACATCGAGCGGCGTCTAGGTGCTGGCGAGGCGCGCCGCGCCGCCTGCGAGGCCGCCGGGCGGACCCTGGCGGTGCCGCTGCTGACCTCCTCGCTGGTGATCATCCTGGCCTTCTCGCCCTTCTTCCTCGGCCAGACCAGCACCAATGAATACCTAAGGTCCCTGGCCGTGGTGCTGGCCCTCACCCTGCTGGGCTCCTGGGTACTGAGCCTGACGGTGACGCCGCTGCTCTGCCTGCGCCTGGTCCCTGATCCGACCCAGACCCATTCGACGGCTGCCAGCGCCCTGCACCAGCGCTACCGACGCCTGCTGGAAGTACTGTTGCAGCACAAGGTCGCCTACCTGCTGGCGATGCTGGCGCTGCTGGTCGTGGCCACGCTCAAGCTGCTCAGCCTGCCCTACGACTTCCTCCCGCCCTCGGACCGCAATCAGTTCCAGATTCCCCTCCAGCTGGAGCCCGGCACCCAGGCCGCGCGCACTCTGGAACGCATGCAGGCGTTCAGCCGCTGGC
The window above is part of the Pseudomonas oryzihabitans genome. Proteins encoded here:
- a CDS encoding efflux RND transporter permease subunit: MSLTHLALARGRLVLFLAIALLLGGARAFLGFPSQEEPSVTIRDALVSVALPGLPSDRVEELLAKPLEARLRELPELKTLVTTLRPGQAIIQLTARDEIKDLPALWQRVRNKVGEVAASLPEGTQGPQVDDDFGRVAVASIAVTAPGFSLAELRGEVERLRRALYDLPGVERIALYGLQQDRIVLELAPTVLARLGLAPQGLLAQLRARNLLVSGGNAQQGGRDLSLAISGELTDPAALRSLPIQLPDGRALPLGELAQVGVEPEHSPQSAAFYRGDRAVVLGIAMLPGRSVEAFGEALHDRLKELQGTLPTGFALHRVTFQPEVVHHAMDRMQHVLLETMAIVMAVVMLFLGWRLGLIVGTIVPLTVLATLLIMRALGIELQTVSIAALILALGLLVDNGIVIAEDIERRLGAGEARRAACEAAGRTLAVPLLTSSLVIILAFSPFFLGQTSTNEYLRSLAVVLALTLLGSWVLSLTVTPLLCLRLVPDPTQTHSTAASALHQRYRRLLEVLLQHKVAYLLAMLALLVVATLKLLSLPYDFLPPSDRNQFQIPLQLEPGTQAARTLERMQAFSRWLGEDPDIVESIGYVADGGPRIVLGLNPPLPGANVAYFTVTTRPDADLKQVMARVGDYLARQYPDVRAQPKRFSLGTTESGLAVYRLSGPDEATLRRLGAQLEELLAAVPGTRDIQNDWGPRLLRYRVQVDQALARAAGVDSQDLAQALQLVGDGLGGAQLRDGQYPVDVVARSRRALPGALADTLVYPHAGGPSIPLAAIARVELGSEAGVKVRRNLVPTLTVSARNPGMTAATLVATLAPQLPTLQLPAGYRLELGGEIEDSAAANDALLRYLPLAVVAMLLLFLWQFDSWRKVLIIVASIPFILIGVALALWLSGYPFGFMATFGLLSLGGIIVNNAVLLLERIETERQAGKALVPALLDAAGERLRPILMTKLTCILGLIPLMLFGGPLWTGMAISMIGGLALGTLVTLGLIPVLYGLLYEPRQPGQPDQPRPR
- a CDS encoding efflux RND transporter periplasmic adaptor subunit translates to MPGPHTLVPFLLLGVLLGGCSPSESSGPQPVRTVKLAEVGSLVPRAPLLPGMVRQPRTANLAFENPGRVLQVLVEVGTRVAAGQVLAEQDAEPARLRLAQAQARLQAAKVELDQRRTSQRRAKRLFADGNLSAAEVEAANAAQGSAQAQQREAEAELALARRTLAQTRLRAPFAGRIVSRIAAPLRLVGAGEPLFELQAEGERQVVVNIPVALAGQLQPNATAQAFATGGGTPLALRLVGVSPQAEQGLLQEAIFTLDPSANALPSGSLLDVRLPLPLADTLAVPLGALLPGQDGKAGNVYVYQAATQQVQARAVTFGALQDGQVLIDSGLAAGERIVVAGAAFLRSGERVQPYQPSTLLTRE
- a CDS encoding MipA/OmpV family protein, which translates into the protein MKRPLLLPLLFCLIPAASRATETSPWGDHTEVSLGLVTGVVSRYLGSADYRPQLLPLVAVQRGLFFADTTRGLGLQWQSTQGLTLSGALNYDLGRDDRDNASRPGADRLRGLGEVGGASVLDLNLSQALAPWLSLNAEGEWRLAGAQRGTRYRLGLEAIGLHTDRDTLALDLDAHAGDQRFNQTYFGVDAAQSAASGFAAARMDRGFYAYSLALNWLHSFDPHWSSVVTLTTTHYGDQVRDSPLLQRATATTAQFALTYSF